The proteins below are encoded in one region of Oryzias melastigma strain HK-1 linkage group LG7, ASM292280v2, whole genome shotgun sequence:
- the rad21l1 gene encoding double-strand-break repair protein rad21-like protein 1 isoform X2, with protein sequence MFYTQLFTSKRGSLAKIWLAAHWERKLTKPHVFECNLEVTVREILSPKMKVGLRTSGHLLIGLVRIYSRKAKYLLADCTIALGKISTSFRPDQTDMCVGRLEARVKEITLTEDFTAFDVELPHPCDIDIVEDFSLNQCRSEEITLKEDFGNNFLTLADIGIGSDSMVPSNTVLDRSFEAFAHHDDAFGDEDKGLDLLDFLGMSSEPTDLMEELTQQTPESPSPNELQNQSAAPEGDLMEAETPTPNQNTPLADMEAETPTPHQSTLLADMEVAFALEPVAMTPNSEKRVGKRKRKLLVDQAKDLSNNFIRKQLSDFSDLVAALDMAPPTVQLMYWKESGSVNKLFSQPCSAVLGPQINQLFVKNSLNQSYSKPRGEVEEMRQDGEKIQSDRSSLSSDNSVRDSWINPDNTRTELTPLHDTNHNQEGHSELLHDRNLSELTHLDLPSEDSMFVHPSHVEQESQSTSLLSQSMLSSQDFEEKRITKRAQKLLYALKSQSGSDPTFSLRSLCEGSTRAQAAAIFFSFLVLRKQHALHLHQSAPYKDVLATPGPTYHSL encoded by the exons ATGTTCTACACGCAGCTGTTTACGTCCAAAAGAGGCTCTCTGGCTAAAATCTGGCTGGCTGCGCACTGGGAGAGAAAGCTCACCAAGCCTCATGTGTTTGAATGCAATCTGGAAGTAACCGTGAGGGAAATCCTTTCCCCAAAG ATGAAGGTTGGTTTACGGACTTCCGGTCATCTGCTCATCGGTCTGGTCAGAATTTACTCCAGAAAGGCAAAGTATCTCCTGGCTGACTGTACTATTGCCCTGGGGAAAATCAGCACTTCCTTCAGGCCAG ATCAGACAGATATGTGCGTGGGGCGGCTGGAGGCCAGAGTCAAAGAAATCACCTTGACTGAGGACTTCACTGCCTTTGATGTTGAACTGCCACACCCCTG CGACATCGATATAGTGGAAGATTTTTCATTAAACCAATGTCGATCAGAGGAAATCACTCTGAAAGAGGATTTTGGAAACAACTTTTTGACATTGGCAGACATTG GTATTGGTAGTGACTCTATGGTCCCATCAAACACTGTGCTGGACAGAAGCTTTGAAGCCTTTGCACACCATGATGATGCATTTGGAGATGAGGACAAAGGATTAGACCTTCTTG ACTTCCTGGGAATGTCCAGTGAGCCCACAGACCTCATGGAGGAGCTGACACAACAAACTCCTGAGAGTCCGTCTCCAAATGAGCTCCAGAATCAAAGCG CCGCTCCTGAAGGAGATCTCATGGAGGCGGAGACTCCTACACCAAATCAGAACACGCCGCTCGCTGACATGGAGGCGGAGACTCCTACACCACATCAGAGCACGCTGCTCGCTGACATGGAGGTTGCGTTCGCCCTGGAACCTGTGGCCATGACTC CAAACTCAGAAAAGAGAGTTGGGAAGAGAAAACGCAAGTTACTGGTGGACCAGGCCAAAGATTTGAGCAACAACTTCATCAGAAAGCAGCTGTCGGACTTCTCTGACCTGGTGGCTGCTTTGGACATGGCCCCGCCCACCGTCCAGCTCATGTACTGGAAGGAGAGCGGATCCGTCAACAAACTCTTCTCCCAGCCGTGCTCCGCTGTGCTCGGTCCACAAATAAACCAA CTCTTTGTTAAAAACTCCCTCAACCAGAGTTACTCCAAGCCACgaggagaggtggaggagaTGCGCCAAGACggagaaaaaa TTCAGAGTGACCGCAGCAGCCTCAGCTCGGACAACAGTGTCAGAGATTCATGGATCAACCCGGATAACACTCGCACTGAGCTGACTCCTCTCCACGACACAAACCACAACCAGGAGGGTCACTCGGAGCTGCTGCAC GACCGGAACCTGTCGGAGTTGACTCATCTGGACCTCCCGTCTGAGGACTCCATGTTTGTCCATCCGTCTCATGTGGAGCAGGAGAGTCAGTCAACTTCCCTCCTCTCTCAG TCAATGCTGAGCAGCCAGGACTTTGAGGAAAAGAGGATCACCAAGAGAGCACAGAAGCTCCTTTACGCCCTCAAA AGTCAGAGCGGCAGTGACCCCACCTTCAGCCTGAGGTCCCTCTGTGAAGGAAGCACCCGTGCTCAGGCTGCAGccatcttcttctccttcttagTCCTGAGAAAGCAGCACGCCCTCCACCTGCACCAGAGCGCCCCATATAAGGACGTCCTCGCCACGCCTGGACCCACATATCACAGTCTGTGA
- the rad21l1 gene encoding double-strand-break repair protein rad21-like protein 1 isoform X1: MFYTQLFTSKRGSLAKIWLAAHWERKLTKPHVFECNLEVTVREILSPKMKVGLRTSGHLLIGLVRIYSRKAKYLLADCTIALGKISTSFRPDQTDMCVGRLEARVKEITLTEDFTAFDVELPHPCDIDIVEDFSLNQCRSEEITLKEDFGNNFLTLADIGIGSDSMVPSNTVLDRSFEAFAHHDDAFGDEDKGLDLLDFLGMSSEPTDLMEELTQQTPESPSPNELQNQSAAPEGDLMEAETPTPNQNTPLADMEAETPTPHQSTLLADMEVAFALEPVAMTPNSEKRVGKRKRKLLVDQAKDLSNNFIRKQLSDFSDLVAALDMAPPTVQLMYWKESGSVNKLFSQPCSAVLGPQINQLFVKNSLNQSYSKPRGEVEEMRQDGEKIQSDRSSLSSDNSVRDSWINPDNTRTELTPLHDTNHNQEGHSELLHDRNLSELTHLDLPSEDSMFVHPSHVEQESQSTSLLSQSMLSSQDFEEKRITKRAQKLLYALKQSQSGSDPTFSLRSLCEGSTRAQAAAIFFSFLVLRKQHALHLHQSAPYKDVLATPGPTYHSL; this comes from the exons ATGTTCTACACGCAGCTGTTTACGTCCAAAAGAGGCTCTCTGGCTAAAATCTGGCTGGCTGCGCACTGGGAGAGAAAGCTCACCAAGCCTCATGTGTTTGAATGCAATCTGGAAGTAACCGTGAGGGAAATCCTTTCCCCAAAG ATGAAGGTTGGTTTACGGACTTCCGGTCATCTGCTCATCGGTCTGGTCAGAATTTACTCCAGAAAGGCAAAGTATCTCCTGGCTGACTGTACTATTGCCCTGGGGAAAATCAGCACTTCCTTCAGGCCAG ATCAGACAGATATGTGCGTGGGGCGGCTGGAGGCCAGAGTCAAAGAAATCACCTTGACTGAGGACTTCACTGCCTTTGATGTTGAACTGCCACACCCCTG CGACATCGATATAGTGGAAGATTTTTCATTAAACCAATGTCGATCAGAGGAAATCACTCTGAAAGAGGATTTTGGAAACAACTTTTTGACATTGGCAGACATTG GTATTGGTAGTGACTCTATGGTCCCATCAAACACTGTGCTGGACAGAAGCTTTGAAGCCTTTGCACACCATGATGATGCATTTGGAGATGAGGACAAAGGATTAGACCTTCTTG ACTTCCTGGGAATGTCCAGTGAGCCCACAGACCTCATGGAGGAGCTGACACAACAAACTCCTGAGAGTCCGTCTCCAAATGAGCTCCAGAATCAAAGCG CCGCTCCTGAAGGAGATCTCATGGAGGCGGAGACTCCTACACCAAATCAGAACACGCCGCTCGCTGACATGGAGGCGGAGACTCCTACACCACATCAGAGCACGCTGCTCGCTGACATGGAGGTTGCGTTCGCCCTGGAACCTGTGGCCATGACTC CAAACTCAGAAAAGAGAGTTGGGAAGAGAAAACGCAAGTTACTGGTGGACCAGGCCAAAGATTTGAGCAACAACTTCATCAGAAAGCAGCTGTCGGACTTCTCTGACCTGGTGGCTGCTTTGGACATGGCCCCGCCCACCGTCCAGCTCATGTACTGGAAGGAGAGCGGATCCGTCAACAAACTCTTCTCCCAGCCGTGCTCCGCTGTGCTCGGTCCACAAATAAACCAA CTCTTTGTTAAAAACTCCCTCAACCAGAGTTACTCCAAGCCACgaggagaggtggaggagaTGCGCCAAGACggagaaaaaa TTCAGAGTGACCGCAGCAGCCTCAGCTCGGACAACAGTGTCAGAGATTCATGGATCAACCCGGATAACACTCGCACTGAGCTGACTCCTCTCCACGACACAAACCACAACCAGGAGGGTCACTCGGAGCTGCTGCAC GACCGGAACCTGTCGGAGTTGACTCATCTGGACCTCCCGTCTGAGGACTCCATGTTTGTCCATCCGTCTCATGTGGAGCAGGAGAGTCAGTCAACTTCCCTCCTCTCTCAG TCAATGCTGAGCAGCCAGGACTTTGAGGAAAAGAGGATCACCAAGAGAGCACAGAAGCTCCTTTACGCCCTCAAA CAGAGTCAGAGCGGCAGTGACCCCACCTTCAGCCTGAGGTCCCTCTGTGAAGGAAGCACCCGTGCTCAGGCTGCAGccatcttcttctccttcttagTCCTGAGAAAGCAGCACGCCCTCCACCTGCACCAGAGCGCCCCATATAAGGACGTCCTCGCCACGCCTGGACCCACATATCACAGTCTGTGA